ATGAAGCTACTTCCATTGAATTAAGATCCAGCCTAGATGGGTTTGACTCAGGAAGGGTAAGGTTAGTCATGGATGGTTCAGGAGCGTACTTTATTGCTATCACACCTGATTCTACTTATGATCGAATTCACATCACCAACCAGTCTAATTCAATTGCTGGTCTTGGAAAGGAGTATTCATTGGAAGTTTACCATGCATTTTATTTTGAGCATAATCCATGTGATTATTTGGCTGAGTTTACCAGCTTCGACGGTTCTGGACTTACCCTGGATGCTTTATCCCTTAATACTCAAATAGAAGGTTTAAACCTAGCTATAGATGAGGATCTAGAAAACACCTATTCTGAAATATCTCTAGGGGTGGTAGGATTAGCAGGTTCTATGGAGCAAATGATTTACTTCAATAGCCCCGTTCAACCTGGGAATGAGGTTTTAGTGAGTATGGGTGCTGGTAAATCCTTATTGGATTTAGGGTTGCTGGATTATGTAGAGCTGGTCGTTTATTCCTCAGGTGTGGAAATAGAGACTTTCTCGGCTTCTTCCTTACTGGACTTGGATCTATTAGGTTTATTGGGAGAGGATGAGTTTTTTAAGTTACCGTTGATATCTGATTTGCCCATAGATAAAATTGGGATAAGGATGTCATCTTTGGTAGGTTTAGGAGTGCTTGAGGGAAGTCTTAAGATAAGCGGTGTTACTGTGTCCCCAGTCCGACCTGAAGTTGTTAATGTGCCAGAGGAGGGATCATTTGTCATTTGTCAAGGAAATACAGTTACAGTCACTCCAATAAATGAAGCTGGAGGAGACTTGAATTGGTATATCTTGGATTCTGGCACTGAACAAATGCTTGGAACTGCTTCCTCATATACTACAGCTTCGGACCTTGAGCCTGGCGAATATGAATTTTTAGTGCGGTCAACCGATATACTCTGTGCTACTGAAAGTGAACCCTCTAACTTTAAAGTTAAAGTAAACCCAGTTCCAGACCCTGCCAATATCCAGGTCCTTCCCTCAGGCTATGTGGAGGTGGATGAAAATGGTAAATACATCTATGTAGAAGGCGAGAACCCAGTGACCCTTGACCCCAGTCACATCGACATGGAACAGCCAGGGGAATTCAAATGGTACCTGGATGAGACCATGATGTTGGAAATACAGGATGGTGATAATATTAGTGGTATTTCGTATGACCTTGATGGAGATATTATTACTATGACGGGGCTCAAATTCAGAGATGAACTAGATCCTTACAAGTTTTACCTGAATTTTGTTCCAGAGGAGGGTTGTGCTATGGGAGTGCCAAGGGAAGTTGATTTAAGTGCTATTGCCAGGATCTTAAACGTTTCGCTGCTGGAATTTTTAGCTATAGACCGGGGGAAACGAGGTGTACAGCTGAATTGGAAATTTGCAGGCCTGACCCAACAGGATATCGTCAAGGTAGAAAGGTCCGGTACAGAGCTAGATTTTGAAGAGTTGGCAAGTTTTTCCAACCTAGAGGGAATTGGGAATGCATTCAATGATGTAAATCCATTCCCGGGTAACAACTATTATAGACTTCAAATTGTTGATGTAGAGGGGCGGATTAAATTTACCTCCCAATTAGTTCGGTTTGAACTTCCCATTTTAGGAGTAAAAACCTTTGGCGTATTTCCTAATACCTTTGAAAATCAAATAAGCATTAGAAATCAAAGTAAGGATGCTACTTTTGCACAAATGGCACTTTTTTCAGGAGATGGTAGTGTTCTCAAAATTGTAGATTTCGAATTCAATGCCCGCACTACAGATTTTAGAATTATTGACCTAGATGAATTACCTGTCGGTAACTATGTGCTTCGCATTTACTTCAACGGTAAGAATGAGATCCATCATCTAATCAAACAGTAAGGAAAGATTTTAAGGGCTTGGAAATGAGTATAGTGTGTTCCTATTGTGTGTTTTTGTTATGAAAGTGTAGGGTTTTGTTAGGAAAAGGCAATGGTAATTATAATATGTGTGCCTTCGAACAAATTAATTTGTGCTTTAATGTCATTAATATGCATTTTATAATTAATGCTTAAGGTGGATTGGATTGTCAGTATAAAATGGAGGTAGTTTAAGATTTTCAATTATTATATTTGACTCATCATGATTTTGTGACAAATTTTTAATTCTATCTATGAGGACCGACCTGATTTTAGTCGATGATGACCCGATATCCCTGCTTATATCCAAGCACTTAATTGAGAAGGCTTGGCCAAGTCAGGATGTTTTAAGGGTAATGACATTTAACGTTCCTGTTGATTGCTTGTCATATTTATCACATTTGAAAAATGGCCAAAATGTAAGAATAGGAGCATTAAAGATTTTATTGGATTTAAATATGCCAGAAATCGATGGATGGAAGTTTATGAATCTGTTAGATAAGATCGATCCGGAGAAACTGATCAAAGTTGTAATCCATTCCTCTTCTAAAAACCCAAAGGACATGGAATTAGCTTTTTCTTATTCCCGTGTGGTCAATTATATACCAAAACCTATGGATAGTGCTAAGGTTTCTCAACTTTTAAATGATATGAATGTTACCTATAATCAGAAGAATAGTATGAATAATTTGAACCGGTAATTTTAATTTTTGAGGTGAATTACATTGGCTATTTAACTGTTTTCAGTATTTTTTGTAATCTGGCTGTTATTGGTTTACTCCTTTTCAAGGGGCTAAAAGTGAAATTTGAGCAAAAGTTGCTAATTTTTAATTTGGTACTTTTAATATGGCAAATAGGGGAACTGCTATTACGAATTCCAGCATCTTTAGATTTTATTTACAAGTTTGATCTTTATGCGTCCTCTTGTTATTTATTTATTGGGTATTTTCTACTGGAAGTGGTTTATGAATTAAAGTTGATAGTTGTCAATAGAGTGTATTTGATCAGGGTTTTGTTTTTTTCTGTTAGTTTGTTTTTTCTAATTTCATATCTCTCATATCCTGAACCTAGGTTGTTTCTGGCTTCTGAATATTTTGGCCTGGTTCAGGGATTTAGAAGTGGCTCTTTGGATATTTATTCAAGAGTTTGGATTGGGTTTTGTGTTATGATTGCTCTTTCAATTATAGCACGTTCGTTGTACGCAGAGAAAGTGAGTTTTAATAAGATAAGATTATTTTTTATCGCTCTCTTGGTTCCGTCTGTGTACGGTTTTATATTTCAGGTTGTTTTTCCAATCTACCTAGGTTATGAAGTTCCTGGAGCCACTGTTTTACTTTCTGTTTTTTCTATCGTTTCTTTAATCGTATTCAAAGATAATTTTATATTTTATAATTATTCTGATGAGAGTGTCTATGGATTGTTCAATAAGGTCAATTCCATTATGTTTGTATATGATGGGGGTGGATTTATCCATTTTTCCAATAACTTGTTTTCTAAGTATTTTCCAAATTGTAGATCTATTTTTGACTTAAAAGAGGGGGCTGTGTTCCTGGAAAAGGTGTCAGGATTTGGTTCAGTTGAAGAGTTGAGTAGGGGTAGTGGGAAAACTGATGAAGTTTTGATTACTGAAGAGCAAATTGGATCTGAGCGATTTCAATACATGTGCTATCCTATTTATAATGAGTCCAAAATTGAAGGAGGGATGGTGATTGGTATTAATGTGACAAAGTACTACCAGATTAGAAATTCCATTCTTAACTCGTTTGATAATTTTAAAAGGATCAATGCTGTACCAAATTCATTCTTTATAGAAATTAATGCGAACGAAAACCAGGTAATATTGAACGATAGAATCTGGAGTAAATTCCCTGTTTTTCAAAGTAGAAGTTACGGCTACTTTCAATTTTTCCTCCTTTTAAGAATGTATGTAGAATCTGACCAATTATTAGAATTATTCAATTTTTTAAAAAAAAGTTCTGGAGATACACTAGAGAATCGATCAAGGAAGTTTATCCTTGAGGTAAATAATTCCAAATTTTTTTATGTTTTCGAGATTACCTTTAAAAAAATGGATTTTCAGTTGATGCCATATAGTGACTACATCTATTTGACAGATATTACTGAATCTAAGATATGTGAAATTGCAGACGAGTGGTTTGATAAAAGTACCTCTTGGATTATTAGTCATATTTTCAGAAAACCAATAGCAAATATTCTTGGGCTAATGAATTTAATTCAGAATGAAAAGCATATCTATGACTCTAGATTGTCCAATCGTGAGATCTTTACTTTAATCGATTCAGAAGTGAATGAGCTTGATGATAAGATGAAAGTATATTTGAATAAAAGTTTGGAAAATTTCGATTGACATTTTGTTTGATTATTTCTTTTGATCCTAATTTCTTTTGGAGTTTGCAAGGGCTAGTTCTATACTCGTAATGAGTGCATCGTAAGTAAATGGTTTCGTTACTATTCCTTCGGGAGCCAGGTGTTGAATTTTTTTTATGACCTCCTTACCTGAGTAGGATGTGATGAAAACGATTGGTATTTTTATTTTATCCCTAATTTCTTCTGCTAATTCTATACCGTTTTTTATGCCTTTAAGCTTGATGTCAATTAAAAGAAGGTCTGGTTTTTTTTTTCTAATTACCTCCATCGCTTTTTCGGCACTAGTTAAAATTTCTAACAGTTCATAATCAAACACCTCAAATATTTCATTTAGGTTTTCTGCTAGCGTCCTGCTGTCCTCAATTAGTAGAATTCTTGTTTTCATTTACATTTCTGTTCATTTTTTGTAAAGGTAATGTTTTAAAGTTTTAAGATGTTGTTTTTGTAGAATTTGTGTTTGATTTTACACAGTTTTTCACTTTAAAATGTCCTCTGTTAATTTGATTTTATCTTGTAGTGGTTATTGTTTGTTATAATGACAGAATGCACCATTTAAATGACGAAAATACTCTGGTTAGTTACAGATGATTTTTTTAGATATATCATGACGAATTTATAAGGTATTTTTGTTTTAGAGGTTGTTGTTACCTAGTGTTTTGAGTCAATAAGGGAGGAGTTTCATGTGCTTTTATAGTATGTGAGGTCTTGATCTATTCATGATTTTAACCTAGGAATTTGGGGTGTAACATACTTTTGGAATGGATTGTATTCGGTATTTGCTCCATTTCGATTTGGTGTGTTGAGATTTTTGTTTTGTCAATTTTGATCATAATGATATGATGATGAATAGTTTACTTTATTCAAGTTTTAGAAGTTTTAGTTGTGTTTTTCTATTACTTGTTTTGATTGGCCTTAGTACTGTAACCTTTGGTCAATCAAAGGATTTTGCCACATGGACACCTAGTTCAGGGGTTATCACAACTGGTACATTAGGGAATGGCGGGGCCGGTGTTTCAGATGTAGCTAACGCATCGAACAATTCTGATTCAGATTTCGCCACCTTGACTTCTTCTAGCCTTTCTATTATTGCTGGAGGAAATGCCTGGTTACAAGTGAAATTTCCTACGGATAGACTACCTGGTACTACTACTTTTGTTAAGATTGATTTGCCTAATGCTTCAGGACTTAATCTTCTTGATCTTTTAGGTTTGGTCAATGAAAATATTGCAGTTTCATTTTATTCTGGGGCAGGTGATTCTTCCAGTGATGTAGGAGGGGAGCTCAGTACATCAGTAGATTCCCGTTTGGTTGTAGATTCAGCAGGTGATTATTTTTTAGCAGTTACTCCTGAGAGTACCATTGCTTACAATTCAGTTAGGATATTATTGGAATATCCTGGAAGTCTTCTGGGTCTTGGATCCTTTAATTTGAATGTCTATAATGCCTTTACATTGGTGGATCCTACCTGTGCTGAAGCTGAATTTGCAGATATTGGACAAACCGCAGGCATTAATATTAGTCTGTTGGGCGGTGATTTGGTTACCAATCCTGAAAATGCAATTGATGGAGATATAGGCACTTATTCCTCTGTGAGCTATGGAGGTTTAGTAAATGTTTCTGCTGCTTCGTCCGTTTTTCAGACCTTTTATTTCAATGGTCTTTGGGCTCCAGAAGATTACTTCAAAGTCACTTTGGCCATCGATGGAGGGCTTGTTGATTTAAATCTGTTGGGTGACTATGAGGTGAGAGCCTATGATGGAGATGATTTGGTTTTTGCAAGCAAACTAAGTTCTGGTATTATTGGGAATCTTGAACTCGTAGGCTTAATCCAATCCGGTGATCCAGTCACTCTTGCATTTGGCCCAGGTGTTTCATTTGATAGGGTAAGTGTAGGTTTGAATTCCACAGTTGATTTGGGTGTAGCCAGCTCTCCACTACGGATTTATGAAGTGGCGCGTTATGGTACAATCTGCCCAGACCCAGATCCTCTGCCCGCACCGGATGCTACCGATCCCATGCTTAGTTCTAGCGATTGTGAAGCAACATTGATTGATTTTGAGAATGCTAATTTCCCTTTCAATGCAGTAGATGGAAATAATGATACGTTTACCACACTGCAGGCAGGCTCAGGTACACTTTTAGGAGCAGGAGCGTTTGATGGTCAGATCCAACTTGGCTTTGATCAAAGAAGTGCTGGTACCACCTCTTATATACGTATTGATTTTGATGAGGAGGCTCTTCTGGGCTTACTCGATGGTTCTTTAGGGGATGTATTAAACGGTGTAGGGGGATCTCTTTTGGGGGGCGATAAACTATTCCGGGTAGAAGCACTAAACGGCGCTTCTTCAGTTCTTTCTGCTTCTACGGACAATGGATTTTTTAACCAGCCGGTTCGTATCGTTCAGGACAAAAACAATCACTATTATATCGCCTTAACTCCAACAGCTGCCTACACTAGTGTCAGAGTTACGCTTGAATACCCAGGTTTGATAGGCGGAGCTTCGGCTACCAGCATGAATGTGTATCATGTCTGCACGTCTACAGGTTTTGAAGAATGTGAGCAGGCTTTTTCTACTTTCGCTGAATCAGCGGGTATTAGCTTGGATTTACTTGGACTCGGTGCGGCCGGTGTTTCTGATGCTGGTTTTGCTATTGATGGGGATCCTGCGACAGCTTCTGAAATCAGTTTGGGAGCGGCAGGAATTGGTTCCAGCATTTATCAGTTTGTGGACTTCCATACTCTATCAGCTTCAGCAGACCATTTCAGAGTCAAACTGGCTTTGGAAGGCGGTAACACCTTGACAGCAGAAGTTCTGGGTAGTATTGTAATCAAAGCTTTCGACGGAGACACTGAAGTATATTCCCAAGATCTAAGGGATGGATTGATTTCTGGACTGGATTTATTGGGCTTATTGCAAAGCGGACAGACGATCAATCTACCTTTTGGTCCTGGTCTGGCATTTGACCGGGTGGCCGTGGGCATAGAATCCTTGGTAAGCGCAAATGTGATTCAAAACCCGGTACGTGTCTTTAGTATTGAGCGGTTCAGTGATGCCTGTCCAGATCCTGAGTTACCAGAACCACCACAAACTGAGCCTCCTTTCAATACTTCCGATTGTGCGGTAGAAGTGGTGGATTGGGAAAATGCCAATTTTCCTCTAAACACAGTGGATGGAAACAATGACTCCTATGCAATATTATCCGCGAGCGCAGGTACAGCATTGGGGCTGGGTGCTTACAGTAGCCATATCGAATTGAAATATGCTGCGCCGGTTGCAGCAGGAGAAACTTCCTATGTTAGAATTGAATTTGAAGATGATGAGCTAAATGCGCTCTTAGGCGGTAGTTTAGGTTCTGATTTGGCAAATTTATTGGGCACGGTAGCTCTTGGTGATCACTATTTTACCGTAACTCCGAAAACTGCAGGAGGCTCAGATATATACACCGCTAGCAGTGCTACAGGTTTTGGCACCCAGGACGTACGAGTGGTACAGGATGAGTCCGGTAGATTCTACATTGCCTTCACCGCAGATCAAGCTTATCAATCTGTAAGAATTGATCACTTTTTGACAGCTCTCATAGGAGTGGAAAACACCGCTACCATGCATGTGTTCAGCATGTGTAGAGAAACAGAATTTGACCTGTGCGAGCAGGCCACATTTACCGATTTTGATGGGGATGGAATTGCCCTTGATCTGTTGGATATTACTCAGGGCGGAGTCTTTAATCCGCAAAATGCAATAGATGGAAACTCTTCTAACTATTCTACCATCAATTTAGGTGTGGCAGGAATCGGGGCTTCAGTTTACCAGAATATCTATTTCAAAACAAAGTCGCAAGCAACAGATGCTCTAAGAATCCGGGTTCAACTGGATGAGCCGGGTATATTGAATTTGGATCTGGCAGGTTCTTATCGAGTGATCCTATATGATGGCAATGAGGAAGTGTACAATGAATCACTTCAGGATGCTTTAATCAATAACTTGGATTTACTGGGATTACTTAATTCAGGGGGAATTCAAGAGTTGATGATCGAACCGGGAGTGGTTTATGACCGGGTGAGTTTTGGTTTAGAATCTGCCGTTGCGATCAACACCAGTGCTCCAATCAGATTGTATGGAATTAGCAGAATTTCCGATGGATGTCCAGATCCGGATGTAGAAGATCCTCCTTATTTGAGCCCGGTTTGTGCGGAAGAACTGATTGATGCCTCTTTTGCTGATAACCTTGCCAATCTTTTTGACGGAAACTTCAACAGTTTCGCTACCATAAACTCCAGTGCAGGTTTACTAGGAACAGGAGTTGGGGCATTTTCTGGGCACGTGACCTTGGGATATGGAGACGGGGTAATTGTCCCTGCGGGTACCACATCTTATATGAGAATTGACACCGATCCGGCATTACTTGATGCGCTTTTGGGCGGCAGCGTTGGAGGAGTATTGAGTGATTTGTTGAATACCATCGTTCTTGGGGATCACTATTTCACAATAGCTGCTAATGATGCTGGGGGTAACCCGATTTTCACAGCAAGCAGTGACAACAGTTTTGCTGGCTTTAATGATCAGGTTAAAATTGTTCAGGATGAACTGGGCAGGTATTACCTGGCGATCACTCCTGATTCAGATTACAACAGTATCACCGTTACGGATCATACTGATGCACTTTTGCTAGGTCAGGATAACAGCATTAATATCTATGGCCTTTGCTACGATACAGGTGCTGAAGCTTGTGCCACAGGATTTACTACATCTTTTGATGGTTCTGGAATTGCTACTCTTGATGCTGCGTCTATCGGTGGATACGGCGTGACCAACGCAGAGCGGGCACTTGATAATAACAACAACGACGATTATTCTGAGATAAGCCTAGGGGCTTTGGCAGTAGATGCTTCTATCCAGCAAAATATCCAGTTCAGACAGACAATTCCTGCAGAAGGTTCATTCAAAATCAAACTGGGAGTAGGAACCGGGACAGTTGATGCAGGAGTATTCGGAAGAATAGATGTGCTAGGATACTTAGATGGGGAAGAGGTTTACGAAGAGACCTTGGATAATGCTGTGCTGGGGAATGTGAATCTGGTAGATCTTTTTAACAACGGAGCAAATGAAGAAATCCGAGTTTCTTTAGGAGTGGACGTTGACGAAGTTGCCATTCGCTACAGATCATTAGTATCTGTATCAGTGAATCCAACGATAAGATTGTATTACATTTTGCAGGATTGTGAAACACCTGATTTCCAAAGCTGGAAGAGCTACATCATTGATGGAGACCCAACGTTGACTTCCGTATCGGGTGGCGAAACAGTACAATACACCATACATGTAAGAAATACCGGAACAGTACCGATGACAGACTACCTGATCACGGATGCCATTCCTGCTCACACTACGTATGTAGATGGAAGCGGTGGGGTAAATAATTCAGGTGTCATCACTTTTGAAAACATTGACATAGCCGCAGGAGCTACCGAGACGGTAAGTTTCAGTGTGTTGATTGAGGGAGATCTGACAGATGTAGAATTTATATCCAATGTGGCTTTGGTTAAATCACTTCCTGAAGATCCTGGAACTGAGACTTTCCCGCCTTTGGATAATGAAAACCCTACAGATCCTGACGAGAGTGGTGATACGGGGACCGATATTCCTGTAGATCCTATTTTCTCTGCAGAAATCTGGAAAGCCGTCTCAGTGGATGGAGATGGTTCCCTGACCTCGGTGAGCGGCGGTGAGACCTTGGTTTATACCATTTACCTAAGAAATACAGGTAATCAGGACTTGACTGATGTGACAATAACAGATGCTCTGCCAGCAGGAATTACTTATGTTTCAGGAGGAACGCTAAATGGAAATGATGTGAGCTTCAACCTTGCAGGTTTGGCAGTTGGAGCGACCGCTACAGTGGGCTCATTTACTGCAACTGTGGAAGCAGATCTTACAGGAATAGATGAAATCAGGAATATTGCCATTGCAAGTTCTGCAGATTTGACTACTCCGATTGAATCCTATCCGGCAGTGGATAATACCAATCCTACCGAGCCGGATACTGCAGCTGACCCAGGAACGGTAACGGACGTTGAGCCGGTACATTCCATTGAGTTTGACAAAATCGGATTAAGCAACAATGCTGAAAGTGATGGTAAAGCAATTGTAGGAGATATTATTTCTTACACCTTGACTGTAACCAATACCGGTAACAAAACACTTACTGATATCTCAGTAGTGGATCAGCTTCCGGCCAATACAACGCTGGTAGATAACGGGGGAGGTACCGCAGGTATAGGTACCCTGACTTTTGATATTGCTACTTTGGCAGTTGGTGCGATGCAGGAGTTTACATTCACCGTAGAAGTGGATGCTGTATCTGGCTCTGATCCAATTGTGAACAATGCAGAGGCATTCTTCACCGATGCAGCAGGAGGAAGTGCATCCGAAACAGCTCAGCATTCCATGCCTACGGATTGTATGACTATTGATGCTGGTGATATTACACTGACTGCGGATCAAAGTGCAATCTGTGAAGGAGAGACTACCATAATGCATGCAAGTTTGAATGGAATCAGTATTCCTGATCCTGAATTCAGATGGTACCTGGATGCCAGCTTAACTGGGACTTATTTCTCAGGAGCTGATTTTGAAGTCAGCCCGACTGCTTCCACCACCTATTATGTGACCGTGGTAGCAGAAGGCTATTGCTTCAGCACTCCTGCAGCTACTTCTTCTATCACTGTCAATGAACTTCCTGATGTCCCTTCGACAAGTTCGGATATAACTATTTCGGAAGGATTTGGTACTGTGCTTACAGCTTCAATTGACCCAATGCCAGCAGATGTTGAAATTGTCTGGTATGCTGAAGGCGGAGCAGAATTGGCTACAGGTAGTTCATACAATACCGGTGTTCTATCAGCAGGAGTATATACCTATTATGCCGGTACAAGAAATATCAATACAGGCTGCTTGTCTATTGATACTACAGCAGTTACAGTA
This genomic window from Algoriphagus sp. TR-M9 contains:
- a CDS encoding response regulator, encoding MRTDLILVDDDPISLLISKHLIEKAWPSQDVLRVMTFNVPVDCLSYLSHLKNGQNVRIGALKILLDLNMPEIDGWKFMNLLDKIDPEKLIKVVIHSSSKNPKDMELAFSYSRVVNYIPKPMDSAKVSQLLNDMNVTYNQKNSMNNLNR
- a CDS encoding response regulator gives rise to the protein MKTRILLIEDSRTLAENLNEIFEVFDYELLEILTSAEKAMEVIRKKKPDLLLIDIKLKGIKNGIELAEEIRDKIKIPIVFITSYSGKEVIKKIQHLAPEGIVTKPFTYDALITSIELALANSKRN
- a CDS encoding T9SS type A sorting domain-containing protein: MELKVRNKADFLCFFVAFVLGFFAVQQAYASKVYADAASGIVPYKFTPCGGILQADCEASILNMENASGDPDEFAELIASPGILVGVGAYKSKIELRFDSPLPANTTTYIRIGTEESLLQSLLGGSLGDVLSTVLGAVLLGEQEIIIEARNEATSIELRSSLDGFDSGRVRLVMDGSGAYFIAITPDSTYDRIHITNQSNSIAGLGKEYSLEVYHAFYFEHNPCDYLAEFTSFDGSGLTLDALSLNTQIEGLNLAIDEDLENTYSEISLGVVGLAGSMEQMIYFNSPVQPGNEVLVSMGAGKSLLDLGLLDYVELVVYSSGVEIETFSASSLLDLDLLGLLGEDEFFKLPLISDLPIDKIGIRMSSLVGLGVLEGSLKISGVTVSPVRPEVVNVPEEGSFVICQGNTVTVTPINEAGGDLNWYILDSGTEQMLGTASSYTTASDLEPGEYEFLVRSTDILCATESEPSNFKVKVNPVPDPANIQVLPSGYVEVDENGKYIYVEGENPVTLDPSHIDMEQPGEFKWYLDETMMLEIQDGDNISGISYDLDGDIITMTGLKFRDELDPYKFYLNFVPEEGCAMGVPREVDLSAIARILNVSLLEFLAIDRGKRGVQLNWKFAGLTQQDIVKVERSGTELDFEELASFSNLEGIGNAFNDVNPFPGNNYYRLQIVDVEGRIKFTSQLVRFELPILGVKTFGVFPNTFENQISIRNQSKDATFAQMALFSGDGSVLKIVDFEFNARTTDFRIIDLDELPVGNYVLRIYFNGKNEIHHLIKQ